The genomic segment tgtcaattgctacgttttgagtggtatgtgtcgtagggtgaacatCGTCGCTTTGGGATTTTGTAATAAtatggtttgatgttatggcatgctaggatgagtcttgggGTGTCGAATCGTGGTCCGTGCAAGCGAGTCTAGACTGTTAAGCGAAACCTGTTTATAATTTCCGAAGCTTCActtgtcccgcaggtacacggacccacggacggaccctggcacggggtccgtgcctttgttccttcCGGAGtgcatttttccagagtctacatggacccccacacggaccctgacacggggtccgtgtccacccttctttCCGAACCTTACATCCtcgtctacacggacccctacacagaggtaggcacggggtccgtgtccttcatattttgggaaaaatattatgacatgtttgaggtttgatgtcatggtttagtacaatgatttgcAAGGTCGAGCCATGGGAAATTGTAGAATGTTCTAAGgaatgattgagcttgagagtaagtatgatttctacgtctaagttatgcaatttAAGTAAGTGAATTCATGATAGTATGtgcagcgacggccccgatcgaagtcaaacgaatccctcaatgccaagtaagtatgtatgacgtgcaagaaaatattttaagtttttgaggtatgctaaatgtcttgtgaccaaattatgtttaggattggaaagcgttaaattatgaacggggaccaatccgcccgttaaattttgaacgggttagatcgtggttggaaagcgttaaattatgaacggggaccaaccagcccgttaaattatgaacggggatctcatgtatgtggcagtggatacgtccctgtcagcccagtactgtggttgtctgatcaggcatttattatgttatgggtcacttgctttgaaacatcctctacgcaaaatgatgaagttatgtatgttcaagtatgcagtatgtttatgaaagtttatgttgatggcacgtctagttatgtacgtacgtatgttcaagtttattatgcaagttcaagtttcaagttatgtatgtcctattttaaagttgcatgcgattttattacgtagtactcgttattccagtttatacgtgttgagtctttagactcactaaacttgatcaatgcaggtgactatgttgaggagacaggaggtggcgaccaaggggcaggcttggactgagtggcaggctagacccgaggactgCAATGTTTACGTTTTatgcgaaatattttgagacagtttcttttagcaaaattttattggtgacggatgattttGGAGatctatttttatgaatgttgagtgacgaccgtatggatatttacttttaagaaaatttttaattcttccgcaaatttttaagtatgaacatacggtacgttacagttggtatcagagcggtgttcttgttaagggttatgcctaccgtcagtcgcaagaagctcacgaagtcacacctcaagtctgtaagttttaaagttttgaatttatgttatgtagtaagcattaagttTTGATTTCGGCATGCGCATATTTTGAAGTTcaagtacgtgcatcttatgttgtctatattatgttcatgcatgttggtttacgtgttgggtaaatgttagaacagtatgcccccCAGACATGGGATTGTGCGTGAAGCAGGCGATGAGAATTGCAAAACCCAGGATGGGGAGATGGTCACTTCTCCTCATCCACCCCAtatatgcaggctcagatgcttgcagggatGACCCAGTTCTTCGTACAATTTGTGGGGAACCAGACTGCAGTAGACACAGGGGCGAGGTCCAGACTGGAGGCAGTCTATGAAATATATAGGAGGATGAATCCGAAGGATTTTTCGGGGACCACTGAACCGATGATAACGGAAGGATTggttaagtccatcgaggtaatattTGCATTTATGGAGCTACAGGATGCTGACAGAGCTAGATGTGCCACCTTCTTGTCGACTGGAGACGCAAGGCTTTGGTGGGAAAGCGCGTCAATGTCAGTGAACTTACAAACACTGACGTGTAATTGGTtcaaggaggttttctactccgagtacttcactgaagaagtacgctCTCGCCTGGCAAGGGAGTTCATGtcgctgcgacagggagacagcagcgtggcagacttcGTCAGGGAGTTTGAgaaggggtgtcactttgtgcccctggtGGCAAATGATGCCCGGGAGAAGATGAGTAATTTTAGGGAtgggttgcggccgatcttgcgccgtgatgttcgaGTTGCTGGTCCTATGACTTATGCAGTTGCCGTGTCGAGAATCTTGGCGACGGAGCAGGCCTAGAGGGACATTGAGGtcgacaggcagggcaagaggtcCTATCAGGCACCACCGCAACACCAGCAACAACAACAGCAGAGaccccagtttaagaggccgtttcaggggcCGCCTGGGAAGAAACCATATCCAGGgccgccaaagggcaagggtccaattcaaCATCAAGTAGCGCCACAGAGGCCAGTCGTTTTTCCAGTGTGCCCAAAATGCAACCGCCAGCACCCGGGGAAGTGCTTATACGGGACAGGTAAGTGTTTCAAATGTGGAGCTACtgatcacatgctgaaagagtgcccacagtggaaacAGCCAACTCAAggcagagtgttcgccatgcatgcataggaggcgaacccagacactacCCTACTGAcaggtaaacttttctacctaagctcagtattattttgcctcGCATGTGGAATTTTATGTGGGATCATTAGGGTGctaataataattttgagtGATTTgggatattgagttctattatGCTTGAGGTTTATGTTAGTAATTTTGGGaatataagttgtgttgtgctaatgcatctcaggaaacatttttattaagagattatccacaactgcactgatagactcaggagccactcactccttcatatcggagacgtttgctaatcatttggacctcaagtccattggcctagacctgaacttttcagtgacagtcccatcaggggaagagctgttagctaccagtgtggtcagagatatcgatctagaactgcatggccacctagtatatgcagatttaatcctattgccgatgccagaattcgacatcatattgggaatggactggctgactaagaacagagttctgatcGATTTTCAAAAGAGATCAGTGTTGGTCAGACCGGTGGGCGTGGAGCAGTTCCTATttgagccagctagatggaggagtttatctcgcatgatttcgtgcatgcaggcgaagagactaatttctaaggggtgtcaggctttctttgCCAGCATCATCGCAGCACCTGACATGCCCACTCCATCACTATCAgatgtgccagtagtcagagaatTCCCAGATGTCTTTCCTGACGACGtcgcaggccttccaccagagagagaggtggagtttgcaatcgatctcatgtcaggcacagtgccaatctctaaggcaccgtacagattagctccagctgaaatgttagaactcaagcagcagatccaggagcttctcgacaaggaattcatccgccccagtttctcaccatggggcgcaccagtgctgtttgtaaagaagaaggatgggagcatgagactgtgcatcgattaccgtgagctgaacaaggtgacgatcaagaataagtacccgttgcctagaatcgaagacctgttcgatcaattgcaaggagctaccgtgttctctaagatagatcttcgatcagggtaccatcagctgaaagtgaaggatgcagatgtccacaagacagcttttaggaccagatatgggcattacgagttcttggtgatgccatttggattgacaaatgctccagcaattttcatggatctcatgaacagagtatttcagccttaccttgatcagttcgtcatagtattaaatgacgatattctcatttactcgaagagccatgaggagcatagccaGCATTTGATGACAGTGTTGCAGGTTTTGCAGggtcgcaagttgtttgcgaagttcagtaagtgcgagttttggttggagaaggtagagtttttgggtcatattatttCTAGCAGTGGAATTGTGGTGGACCCAACCAAGGAAGCGGCAGTTAAGTATTGGGTTGAACCGAAGAATGTATCggaaatccgcagttttctgggtttagccggttactaccgtaagttcatccAAGGATTTTCatcgatagcagtgccactcacggCACTGACcaatgctaagtttgtgtggagtgatgaatgtcagaagagctttgatacgttgaagcaagctcttatttcagcgccagtacTAGCCATGCCGACAAGACAAGGCGAATTTGTGCTttttaccgatgcatctaagctcggattaggcgcagtgttgatgcagcagggtcgggtgatagcttatgcttccagacagctaaaggtgcatgagaagaactatccgacGCATGACATAGAATTAGCCGCcgtcgtctttgcattgaagattttgagacactacttgtacggcGAGAAGTGCCAGATATTCACGAatcacaagagcctcaagtatttcttcacacagaaagaactgaacatgagacagagacggtggttagagttggtaaaggactacgactgcgagattagctaccatccgggaaaggctaatgttgtcgcagacgccttgagcaggaaagtggATGTCGTAGCACAGTTGTCAGTACAGAAAcatcttcagtctgagattcagaggtttgatttagaagtttaccgcaagggcagagctccgaggttgtctaatctgacagtcaaatcttctctgctagaccgtatccgagcaggacagtcttcagatgagtagcttcagaaatggagactgagagacgaagccaagggcagtgttctcTACACAGTGGCAGATGGAATTGTGATATAAAGAGGCAGAATGTGGGTGCcaagtgttggttcgatcagacaggatattttgacagaggca from the Primulina eburnea isolate SZY01 chromosome 3, ASM2296580v1, whole genome shotgun sequence genome contains:
- the LOC140827249 gene encoding uncharacterized protein; this translates as MQAQMLAGMTQFFVQFVGNQTAVDTGARSRLEAVYEIYRRMNPKDFSGTTEPMITEGLVKSIEVIFAFMELQDADRARCATFLSTGDARLWWESASMSVNLQTLTCNWFKEVFYSEYFTEEVRSRLAREFMSLRQGDSSVADFVREFEKGCHFVPLVANDAREKMSNFRDGLRPILRRDVRVAGPMTYAVAVSRILATEQA